A single region of the Corticium candelabrum chromosome 15, ooCorCand1.1, whole genome shotgun sequence genome encodes:
- the LOC134190471 gene encoding protein transport protein Sec16A-like isoform X3, which translates to MSENTDESGTPSFGPPFSTGPFVADGNQHHAATESGYRRQISAPVYPSSSVISTSFGHGSVTPMSYSIPTVQHTVRPPGGLQRPALPSAQFFLPSSGVGFPSDSFPVMQQSLGKQGEVGHLGVCTSLPTTDLSVLPVGDHSQLSHHELVGLVDSRAVTSSYGSGGVIQSNSYAAYGAENDPEQILSCENRFAVSEASNLSDTKLASFFSGAGAMSPSQGKDFFNVVAPSVSDVDVASEFGQQVPSSGLGGDQSLVGNHPSVLMNSLEVNRSSNHEREAVNLVENVGQPTESAHWPTGVSHHDQMTESGHREDGNEAVSRGHLPVDTSGISSAVADTFHEVSSPQDVRGRHQIVCEDTQQVRRVTDMCDHVDQLSDHFAQQSITSHGLDPHASVVDSSVNPGGSLVSPSTARTSSQPSDLTSQIQSVQSSSLTTQSLPHRTITHELIQSTDPLVSNPVSNSQINELVSTSTPSLIYFPSTSPPGEQADQPEKHQIEPQSHLPQTQSQLISDTDDSRTQQHLSNFLASVASNESSESRIPSSSSLADSGLLPVDRNLEIKKQNVVGSTGVDLLMLPQGSDVKLAQLELQNALLPAVEQTTPHSPFSENMLVNRLNPNDSTHVKKSDSVSGNVLPENETQNIVPAVSSHGLPSHAVAPTLSLTSGHHYTQVSAAVPSSSDAIISGQSSQQLEQSSSSQLAVMQAALATSGSNETLTSESAQQRSSNILQPEVSTVAGLVSHSSVQAAHFQSDSLRQIATSKASCDTSVTSGVAASVAAVPQHRQMQPTQQSNILTKLDTRVQQILPSQSHAVVQQPEINQPAFDHVTYQPPVASHNIQTVQYMPSEFAHEAKHEKITNDQQAAVVARGYPNPVLGLSSVASQNFQYESNRSYSQPAAQSQQFVHADVQRLVPIAGKTAFDAAGDVHERQLGHSVRSLQDDGAHESQQTVTASDVSHNHGYHWPPDTPLQSHYLAYDQHPSLHRNVGQNLLATRSHASAFHEPTRGPTQGIPGGYSSSYLRYPDAHYPPDRDVGRQYGGYRGYGNEYYGQYYDHDHYYRYRHYDRYDPYAHDRHYHSYSHYPDGDPRWRDHQGHYNYPDRYRHETGIPGSRYYDEQYHDHYQNKYDKSTVETDYQPDVSSIHEDNTATADYQDASRYGDYNDRQQFGNYDDGQHANYEKQRMEHYDGYQHYDPNNGGYVDPVVSGFYPADVSWQPIQKTPTPSPRTTPVKFNRPHVVARFSLRGHLVTVLPQFLAGDKPRPVEISKPEAEAVHKDIAAIASFPGPLLRDETSKAEVVTFASERAAACRQSANECDDPATKESLQSSALLWDYLVLLCRQNGAVDGSDVSDLLMRQSELPNQQAQQQAGVMDSYAAETQYRNLLLSGRKKQALETAIRGQLWGHAFALSLKMDPRVQNSVMARFIGSCKSSDPLQTYYLLTSGRSPVAVKGTVDPSWGDWKPHVAMMIANKNTDEDLTNVMTISQNLGTQFLIHYVIHSYHYNHLLLTCEASRDLCGSHLCCLLAGGKVSHPGESKCRVSLLGADHTKPLAEYATVECIQRSEVYEYACSLNDLNFCCSPLQCYKLLYAYWLLDLGLTNKSLQYCEAIAQSVRLIPGKFTPEFVNQLYELGSRLHSCDSHSRTMYHDGLPDWLLSLEGIIGQREDHTIRTAEPTPSPLPSLGMSAQTSSVVENFMPTDNITHVQNTGGLYDAQVFAQGLVYNQQAGMVTQAGMVTHSLMGQQLLSGSGHSSLAGSRTDLVSMGMQQEPFQFQGYGSAGDGAAVFVPFSGSSAYETDAYGHNMVNTRNTQDNNLMSSQYTWDGMQGGESMAFPSTSIAHNFETTAHMPSGIGSEPTNGQQQLEEDSSTAAKDQTDGSDTKDEDIKNRKETKQKPGESKWLIGRLWQKIKPSGNRMILPDDKKKSIVWDDKLQRWVNQDGTEEETSGPAAPPTDMQLQSQGMSSALGQTNNVDGTERPGPPFPGNEQVGASMPMTSTNAYSRLNSGPRGRQGLRNKYVDVLNPGGNGGSSHSSIAPPPAVPGIMNPLPSQPFSGTLFVPQSTDNTTGDAFTQQSADGSDQVTHSSEGQMPHLHVGSTTSGLPSASHLHQIPGVYNNSEPTRGSSPDRMSTTSEVSEFSLEVRQHMGYPRPTENTPTHHAGQIPMYSSSGPLPASSARAQPQQRGRFGNARPRYVGMGVSSKPPTTM; encoded by the exons ATGAGTGAAAATACCGACGAGTCAGGAACTCCATCATTTGGGCCGCCATTCTCTACG GGACCGTTCGTTGCCGACGGCAACCAGCACCACGCTGCCACTGAATCTGGCTACAGACGTCAAATATCCGCTCCCGTCTATCCATCCAGCTCTGTGATTTCTACCTCTTTTGGTCATGGGAGTGTGACACCAATGAGTTACTCGATTCCCACCGTGCAACACACAGTGAGGCCACCTGGTGGACTTCAGAGACCAGCGTTGCCGTCTGCGCAATTTTTCCTGCCCTCGTCGGGTGTTGGGTTTCCGTCTGATTCGTTTCCTGTCATGCAGCAGTCACTTGGGAAGCAAGGAGAGGTTGGACACCTTGGGGTGTGTACGTCACTACCGACGACCGATTTGTCTGTGCTTCCTGTTGGCGACCATTCTCAGTTGAGTCACCACGAGTTGGTGGGTCTGGTCGACAGTCGTGCGGTGACGTCGAGTTATGGATCGGGAGGTGTCATTCAGTCGAATTCGTATGCCGCATACGGAGCCGAGAACGATCCTGAACAGATTCTGAGTTGTGAAAATCGATTTGCTGTGAGTGAAGCGTCGAATCTGTCGGATACGAAACTTGCATCGTTTTTCAGCGGCGCTGGAGCTATGTCACCAAGCCAAGGAAAAGATTTTTTTAATGTAGTTGCACCGTCTGTGAGTGACGTCGACGTAGCGAGCGAATTCGGTCAACAGGTGCCGTCATCCGGTCTCGGCGGTGATCAGAGTTTAGTAGGAAATCATCCCAGTGTTTTGATGAATTCGTTGGAGGTCAATCGTAGTTCAAACCATGAAAGAGAGGCGGTAAATCTAGTGGAAAATGTTGGGCAACCTACGGAAAGTGCTCACTGGCCGACGGGTGTATCTCATCACGATCAGATGACGGAGTCGGGACACAGAGAAGACGGCAATGAAGCAGTCAGCAGAGGCCACTTGCCTGTGGATACATCGGGTATTAGTTCTGCTGTTGCTGACACGTTTCATGAGGTGTCGTCACCGCAGGACGTACGTGGTAGGCACCAGATTGTTTGCGAAGATACTCAGCAAGTACGGAGAGTGACGGATATGTGTGACCACGTTGATCAGTTGAGTGATCATTTTGCTCAACAATCGATAACAAGTCACGGATTAGATCCGCATGCATCTGTCGTGGATAGTAGTGTGAATCCGGGCGGTTCGCTTGTTTCTCCCTCGACGGCTCGTACGTCGTCACAACCATCTGACCTCACATCGCAAATACAATCAGTACAATCGTCGTCACTCACTACACAATCACTGCCTCATCGTACGATTACACACGAATTGATTCAGTCAACAGACCCTCTAGTGTCCAACCCTGTGTCTAACAGTCAGATCAACGAGTTAGTGTCCACGAGTACTCCCTCGCTCATCTACTTCCCAAGCACGTCACCACCCGGAGAGCAAGCTGATCAGCCCGAAAAACACCAGATCGAGCCACAGAGTCATCTCCCTCAAACACAAAGTCAGTTGATAAGTGATACCGACGATTCACGGACTCAACAACATTTGTCGAATTTTTTGGCTTCTGTGGCATCCAACGAGTCATCTGAAAGTAGAATTCCTTCGTCATCGTCGTTAGCCGACTCAGGTCTGCTACCAGTCGATAGAAATTTAGAAATTAAGAAGCAGAACGTAGTGGGATCTACCGGTGTGGACCTGTTAATGCTCCCTCAAGGATCAGACGTGAAACTCGCTCAACTCGAGTTACAAAATGCTTTGCTTCCTGCCGTTGAACAAACTACGCCTCACTCTCCGTTTTCCGAAAATATGTTAGTGAATCGTCTTAATCCTAATGATTCTACGCACGTCAAGAAGTCGGACTCGGTGAGCGGTAACGTGTTACCTGAAAATGAAACGCAGAATATTGTTCCTGCTGTTTCATCCCACGGTCTTCCATCTCATGCTGTAGCTCCAACTCTGTCACTAACGTCTGGTCACCATTACACACAAGTATCGGCTGCCGTTCCCTCGTCATCTGATGCCATCATTTCCGGACAGTCTTCTCAACAACTTGAGCAATCGTCATCGTCTCAACTCGCTGTCATGCAGGCTGCTCTTGCAACAAGCGGCTCAAACGAGACTCTAACCAGCGAGTCGGCTCAGCAACGTTCGTCTAATATTTTACAACCTGAAGTCTCTACGGTTGCTGGATTAGTAAGTCACTCGTCGGTTCAAGCAGCTCATTTTCAGTCAGATTCGTTGCGTCAGatagcgacatcaaaggcgtCTTGTGACACCTCAGTTACGTCTGGTGTAGCAGCATCCGTCGCCGCCGTACCTCAACATCGGCAGATGCAGCCAACGCAGCAATCGAACATTCTAACTAAATTGGATACTCGAGTTCAACAAATCTTGCCATCGCAGTCGCACGCCGTCGTGCAGCAACCGGAAATAAACCAACCCGcgtttgatcacgtgacttaccaaCCTCCTGTAGCGAGTCACAACATTCAGACGGTTCAGTATATGCCGAGTGAGTTTGCTCACGAGGCGAAGCACGAGAAAATTACGAACGACCAACAGGCAGCCGTCGTGGCTCGTGGCTATCCGAATCCCGTCTTGGGTTTGAGTTCAGTCGCCTCGCAGAATTTCCAATACGAATCGAATCGGTCGTATTCACAACCGGCTGCTCAGTCCCAACAGTTTGTACATGCCGACGTTCAACGATTGGTACCCATTGCCGGGAAGACGGCGTTTGATGCAGCAGGCGATGTCCACGAACGTCAACTTGGTCACAGTGTGAGATCTCTGCAGGATGACGGGGCACACGAATCGCAGCAGACTGTGACCGCGTCGGACGTGTCTCATAACCATGGATACCACTGGCCACCGGACACTCCCTTACAGAGTCACTATCTCGCATACGATCAGCATCCGTCGTTACATCGCAACGTGGGTCAGAATCTGCTTGCTACACGTTCCCACGCTTCGGCGTTTCACGAACCAACGAGAGGTCCAACACAAGGTATACCCGGTGGTTACTCCTCGTCGTATTTACGATATCCCGATGCTCACTATCCGCCCGACAGAGACGTAGGCAGACAATATGGCGGATACCGAGGATACGGAAACGAGTACTATGGCCAGTATTACGATCACGATCATTATTACAGATACCGGCATTACGACCGATATGATCCATACGCTCATGACCGACACTACCACTCGTATTCGCATTATCCCGATGGCGATCCACGATGGAGGGATCACCAAGGCCACTACAATTATCCCGATCGGTATAGACATGAAACCGGGATCCCCGGTAGTCGATATTACGATGAACAATACCACGATCACTACCAGAACAAGTACGACAAATCGACTGTAGAGACCGATTACCAGCCCGACGTTTCATCGATTCACGAAGACAACACGGCGACCGCCGATTATCAGGACGCAAGTCGTTACGGAGATTACAACGATCGGCAACAGTTTGGTAACTATGATGATGGACAGCACGCGAACTACGAGAAGCAGCGGATGGAACACTATGATGGCTATCAGCACTACGATCCCAACAACGGTGGCTACGTCGATCCTGTCGTCTCTGGATTCTATCCAGCCGATGTTTCATGGCAGCCAATTCAAA aGACGCCCACGCCGTCTCCTCGGACTACGCCTGTGAAGTTTAATCGTCCTCATGTGGTGGCAAGGTTTAGTCTTCGTGGTCATCTTGTTACCGTTTTGCCGCAATTTCTTGCCGGTGATAAACCGAGACCGGTTGAAATCAGCAAACCTGAA GCTGAAGCTGTACACAAAGATATCGCTGCAATTGCTTCATTTCCTGGTCCATTGCTGAG AGATGAAACATCAAAGGCCGAGGTCGTGACCTTTGCATCCGAGAGAGCTGCTGCATGCCGCCAGTCTGCCAACGAGTGTGACGATCCCGCCACAAAAGAATCACTTCAGTCATCGGCTCTTCTATGGGATTATCTTGTGTTGTTGTGCAGACAAAATGGA GCTGTTGATGGGAGTGACGTGTCGGACCTTCTAATGCGCCAGTCCGAGTTACCAAATCAGCAAGCTCAACAACAAGCCGGAGTGATGGACAGCTATGCTGCAGAGACTCAGTATCGCAACCTGTTACTGAGCGGAAGAAAAAAG CAAGCTTTAGAGACGGCTATTCGCGGTCAACTGTGGGGTCATGCGTTTGCACTCTCACTCAAGATGGACCCTCGTGTGCAGAACAGCGTTATGGCAAG GTTCATTGGAAGCTGCAAGTCAAGCGATCCTCTTCAGACGTATTACCTACTGACATCAGGAAGGAGTCCTGTTGCTGTGAAA GGAACTGTCGATCCATCGTGGGGTGATTGGAAACCACACGTTGCCATGATGATCGCGAACAAGAATACAGACGAAGATCTGACGAACGTCATGACCATTTCTCAAAATCTTGGTACTCAATTTCTAATACATTATGTTATACACTCGTACCATTACAATCATTTGTTGTTGACGTGTGAAGCATCGAGAGATCTGTGTGGGAGTCATTTATGCTGCCTGCTCGCCGGTGGGAAAGTGAGCCATCCTGGAGAGTCGAAATGTCGGGTATCGCTCTTGGGAGCCGATCACACAAAACCCCTCGCAGAGTACGCGACCGTCGAGTGCATACAACGAAGCGAG GTGTATGAGTATGCGTGTTCGTTGAACGATCTCAACTTCTGTTGTTCGCCATTGCAA TGTTACAAGCTGCTGTACGCGTACTGGCTCTTGGATTTAGGGTTAACAAATAAG TCGCTTCAATATTGCGAAGCTATTGCTCAATCGGTTCGCTTGATTCCGGGCAAGTTTACGCCCGAATTTGTCAATCAACTGTACGAG CTCGGTTCTCGGCTTCACTCGTGTGACAGCCATTCGAGAACGATGTATCACGACGGACTTCCCGATTGGTTACTGTCATTGGAGGGAATTATCGGGCAACGTGAAGATCACACCATACGAACGGCCGAACCGACGCCGTCTCCTCTACCTTCGCTCGGTATGAGCGCCCAGACATCTTCAGTCGTAGAGAATTTCATGCCAACAGACAACATCACGCACGTTCAGAATACCGGCGGTCTGTATGATGCACAAGTATTTGCACAAGGTTTGGTATATAATCAGCAGGCTGGGATGGTCACGCAGGCTGGGATGGTTACACACTCTCTGATGGGTCAGCAACTGTTGAGTGGCAGTGGCCACAGTTCGTTGGCCGGATCGCGAACGGATCTCGTGTCCATGGGAATGCAACAGGAGCCGTTCCAGTTTCAGGGATACGGCAGTGCGGGTGACGGTGCAGCCGTCTTTGTGCCGTTCTCGGGCTCGTCCGCATACGAAACGGATGCATACGGACACAACATGGTTAACACACGTAATACACAAGACAACAACTTGATGTCGTCGCAATACACGTGGGATGGAATGCAGGGTGGTGAATCTATGGCGTTTCCTTCGACTTCTATTGCTCATAATTTTGAGACTACTGCTCACATGCCGAGCGGAATCGGTTCGGAACCGACAAACGGTCAGCAGCAGCTTGAAGAAG actCGTCGACTGCAGCTAAGGATCAGACTGATGGATCGGATACAAAGGACGAAGACATAAAAAATAGAAAGGAGACTAAACAAAAGCCGGGTGAATCCAAG TGGCTTATCGGTCGGCTGTGGCAGAAGATCAAGCCGTCTGGTAATCGGATGATTCTTCCGGACGACAAGAAGAAATCG ATCGTGTGGGATGATAAACTGCAGCGGTGGGTCAATCAGGATGGGACAGAAGAG GAAACAAGTGGCCCGGCGGCTCCTCCCACCGACATGCAACTTCAGTCTCAAGGCATGTCGTCTGCAttaggacaaacaaacaacgtCGACGGTACCGAAAGACCAGGGCCTCCCTTTCCAGGAAATGAACAAGTCGGAG CGTCTATGCCTATGACATCCACGAATGCCTATTCTCGCCTCAATTCTGGACCGAGAGGAAGACAAG GTTTGAGAAACAAGTATGTTGACGTGCTGAATCCTGGCGGCAACGGAGGCTCGTCTCATAGTTCTATAGCTCCACCGCCCGCAGTTCCCGGCATCATGAATCCGCTGCCAAGCCAACCATTTAGCGGAACTCTGTTCGTTCCACAATCGAcag ACAATACAACAGGCGACGCGTTTACACAACAGTCTGCCGATGGGTCAGATCAAGTTACACATTCAAGTGAAGGACAGATGCCACATCTACACGTCGGATCGACAACTTCCGGTCTCCCATCAGCATCACATCTACATCAAATACCCGGTGTATACAACAACAGTGAACCAACAAGAGGATCGTCACCAGACAGA ATGTCGACGACGAGCGAAGTGAGTGAGTTTTCACTGGAAGTCAGACAGCATATG GGATATCCAAGACCGACAGAGAACACACCGACTCATCATGCCGGTCAGATCCCGATGTACTCATCATCCGGACCTCTTCCTGCTTCCAGTGCGCGTGCGCAGCCTCAACAACGCGGTCGATTCGGAAACGCCAGGCCTCGATATGTTGGGATGGGCGTGTCGTCGAAGCCTCCGACCACCATGTAG